One window of Elaeis guineensis isolate ETL-2024a chromosome 11, EG11, whole genome shotgun sequence genomic DNA carries:
- the LOC105054418 gene encoding uncharacterized protein produces MAEEGGGHQVEEALRPPNPRTTWEGCSVLLDINDGDRLVFARLSPAASLKIGNKKCFLSPLIGCPYGSLFRVDTGPDGPHLTRISSSSAPSHDNCMQESDDGQSIDELKDNRSLIDNNTAQSLSSNDIDAMKREGATGDEIVEALIANSSTFGKKTAFSQEKYKLKKQKKHAPKVLLRRPSTRSICETYFKKHPARIGFLRMDTLSLLLSMANVGAYSDVLVVDMVGGLLTGAIAERLGGIGYTCSTYFRSMPYPSDIVRMFNFSSEICSRIIQAPFSDLCSSQNLDNENSKSHENTQSSEMQSQTEDSLLTESASKSLIALSEDPVVLEGDYMPDCRHENNTSTGCKSANSGRKVPPELVKLWNERGFSSLIVAAPELELGSLIQDLLPLLSYSAPFAIYHQFLQPLATCMHRLQTSRMAINLQISEPWLREYQVLPSRTHPMMQMSACGGYILSGIRICSSEACNGNN; encoded by the exons ATGGCGGAAGAAGGCGGAGGCCATCAGGTGGAGGAGGCCCTGCGTCCTCCGAATCCGAGGACGACGTGGGAGGGCTGCAGCGTCCTCCTCGACATCAACGACGGCGACCGTCTCGTCTTCGCCCGGCTCTCCCCCGCAGC GAGTTTGAAGATTGGGAACAAGAAGTGCTTCTTGAGCCCCTTGATCGGCTGCCCCTATGGCTCGTTGTTCCGAGTCGACACCGGCCCCGACGGTCCCCATCTGACACGCATCTCTTCTTCCTCTGCTCCGTCCCACG ATAATTGCATGCAAGAAAGTGATGATGGGCAATCAATAGATGAACTTAAAGATAATAGATCATTGATTGACAATAACACAGCACAAAGTCTGTCTAGCAATGATATAGATGCAATGAAGag GGAAGGTGCAACTGGTGATGAAATTGTGGAAGCTCTTATAGCTAACAGTTCAACGTTTGGAAAGAAAACAGCTTTTTCACAG GAGAAATACAAGCTTAAGAAACAGAAGAAACATGCTCCTAAGGTACTTCTAAGGCGCCCTTCTACTCGAAG TATATGTGAGACATATTTCAAGAAGCATCCAGCTCGGATAGG GTTTTTGCGGATGGACACACTATCTCTCCTACTTTCCATGGCTAATGTTGGTGCATACTCAGATGTCCTTGTGGTGGATATGGTTGGAGGTCTACTTACTGGAGCTATTGCAGAACGGTTGGGAG GTATAGGCTACACATGCAGTACTTATTTTCGATCAATGCCCTACCCATCAGATATAGTGAGAATGTTCAATTTCAGTAGTGAAATATGCAGCAG GATTATTCAAGCACCTTTTTCTGACCTCTGTTCTTCACAAAACCTTGACAATGAAAACTCGAAATCACATGAGAATACCCAATCATCAGAAATGCAATCACAAACCGAGGATTCTTTGCTGACTGAATCTGCTTCCAAAAGTTTGATAGCTTTATCTGAAGATCCTGTTGTCCTGGAAGGAGATTATATGCCAG ATTGCAGGCATGAGAACAACACTTCTACAGGTTGCAAGTCGGCCAATTCGGGGAGGAAGGTGCCACCAGAACTTGTAAAGTTATGGAATGAGAGAGGCTTTAGCAG CTTGATAGTTGCTGCTCCAGAACTGGAGTTGGGGAGCTTAATTCAAGATCTGCTACCACTTTTGTCGTATTCTGCACCATTTGCAATTTATCACCAATTCCTTCAG CCTCTTGCAACATGCATGCACAGACTACAAACTTCGAGAATGGCGATTAATTTGCAAATTTCGGAGCCTTGGCTTCGTGAATATCAG GTTCTTCCTTCACGCACTCATCCAATGATGCAGATGAGCGCATGTGGTGGTTACATTTTAAGTGGAATTAGAATTTGCAGCAGCGAAGCTTGCAATGGAAATAATTGA